From Tepidisphaeraceae bacterium, a single genomic window includes:
- a CDS encoding lysophospholipid acyltransferase family protein yields the protein MVPVIYKFCRGVCRIATTVLFDLKVYGVHHVPDEGGALMISNHESYLDPALIGVQVRRNMTFMAKSELFEVPGFGWLIRRLGAFPVRQGKGDKGAIDETIRKLQEGHLLNVFPEGARTLDGKLGPIQKGVALIVKRAKVPIVPVMIAGSYEAWPRSKAMPQSHPVGVLYGPPIDVGGMKAEEITQLIDRTFRAMRVDLEARMKRDAHLPSSPGRRLPRGQRLVE from the coding sequence TCGACCTGAAGGTCTACGGCGTCCACCACGTGCCCGACGAGGGTGGCGCCCTGATGATCTCCAACCACGAGAGCTACCTCGACCCCGCGCTCATCGGCGTGCAGGTTCGGCGCAACATGACCTTTATGGCCAAGTCGGAGCTGTTCGAGGTGCCCGGCTTCGGTTGGCTCATCCGCAGGCTCGGCGCGTTTCCGGTTCGCCAGGGCAAGGGGGACAAGGGGGCGATCGACGAGACGATCCGGAAGCTGCAGGAAGGGCATCTGCTCAACGTCTTCCCGGAGGGCGCCCGCACGCTCGATGGCAAGCTCGGGCCGATCCAGAAGGGCGTGGCGCTGATCGTGAAGCGGGCGAAGGTGCCGATCGTGCCGGTGATGATCGCGGGCTCGTACGAGGCGTGGCCGCGATCGAAGGCGATGCCGCAGTCGCATCCGGTGGGCGTGCTGTACGGGCCGCCGATCGACGTGGGGGGGATGAAGGCGGAGGAGATCACGCAGTTGATCGACCGCACGTTTCGCGCGATGCGGGTGGATTTGGAAGCGCGCATGAAGCGCGATGCGCATCTGCCGAGTTCGCCGGGGCGGCGGTTGCCGCGGGGGCAGCGGTTGGTGGAGTAG
- a CDS encoding glycerate kinase, translating to MRILIAPDKFKGSLSAVEVADAIARGVGRAVASATVDRCPIADGGEGTVAALVSAMGGRLISERVTGPLPEMKVDAVFGLLPNDVAVVEMAAASGLALLPPSDRDPMATTTFGTGELLAAAARRGAKKVILGIGGSATIDAGIGCAQAAGLTVLLADGEPVHDTEPLCGRDLERVVLIKHGRGGAVDRLTIEVACDVTNPLLGPDGAAAVYGPQKGASATDVQWFDEKLRQLATRTGKLDIAGRPGAGAAGGLGFAMMAYFNASLRPGIELVLEACRFHGRLAGVDLCITGEGGLDGQTASGKAVHGVAAACKTAGVPCIAIAGSLGEGHERLRDVGITRIISLVDESTDVATAMRDAAALVERRAETAVAAFVGDRSRGSK from the coding sequence ATGCGAATCCTGATCGCCCCGGACAAGTTCAAAGGCTCGCTGAGCGCGGTCGAGGTGGCCGACGCCATCGCACGTGGCGTTGGCCGCGCTGTTGCGAGCGCCACCGTCGACCGCTGCCCAATTGCCGACGGGGGCGAGGGAACGGTTGCCGCCTTGGTGTCGGCGATGGGTGGGCGGCTCATCTCGGAGCGCGTCACCGGGCCGTTGCCGGAGATGAAGGTCGACGCCGTCTTCGGGCTGCTGCCAAACGACGTCGCCGTCGTCGAAATGGCGGCCGCCAGTGGGCTGGCGCTGCTGCCGCCAAGCGATCGTGATCCGATGGCCACCACGACCTTCGGCACGGGCGAACTGCTGGCGGCGGCGGCTCGACGCGGGGCGAAGAAGGTCATCCTGGGCATTGGTGGCAGCGCGACGATCGACGCCGGCATTGGCTGCGCACAGGCCGCGGGGCTCACCGTGCTGCTGGCCGACGGTGAACCGGTGCACGACACCGAACCGCTCTGTGGTCGTGATTTGGAGCGCGTTGTTTTAATCAAGCACGGGCGCGGCGGCGCGGTGGATCGGTTGACGATCGAGGTCGCCTGTGACGTCACCAATCCCCTGCTAGGACCCGATGGCGCCGCGGCGGTCTACGGTCCGCAGAAGGGCGCGTCAGCCACGGACGTGCAGTGGTTTGACGAGAAGCTTCGGCAGTTGGCGACACGCACGGGCAAGCTGGACATCGCCGGCCGTCCGGGCGCCGGCGCCGCGGGCGGGCTTGGGTTCGCAATGATGGCATACTTCAACGCGAGTCTACGCCCGGGCATCGAACTGGTGCTGGAGGCATGCCGATTTCACGGACGGCTAGCAGGTGTCGATCTCTGCATCACCGGTGAGGGCGGGCTTGATGGACAAACCGCCAGCGGGAAAGCCGTGCATGGCGTGGCGGCGGCGTGTAAGACCGCGGGGGTGCCGTGCATCGCGATCGCGGGAAGTCTGGGCGAAGGACACGAGCGGTTGCGCGACGTGGGCATCACGCGCATCATTTCGCTTGTTGATGAGAGCACCGATGTCGCCACCGCGATGCGCGATGCCGCGGCGTTGGTCGAACGGCGGGCCGAGACCGCGGTGGCGGCGTTCGTCGGTGATCGATCAAGGGGATCGAAATGA
- a CDS encoding peptidylprolyl isomerase yields the protein MAKQYKSAPAMSIDPSKKYAATIETSRGTINVDLFAKEAPMTVNNFVFLSRDGFYDGLTFHRVINDFMIQGGDPNGTGSGGPGYKFGDEVGAGKPKHKVGSLSMANAGPGTNGSQFFITHIATEWLDGKHTVFGQVTQGQDIVNAVKQGDTIKSITISES from the coding sequence ATGGCCAAGCAATACAAGTCCGCCCCCGCGATGTCGATCGACCCGTCGAAGAAGTACGCCGCCACGATCGAGACCAGCCGCGGCACGATCAACGTCGACCTGTTCGCCAAAGAGGCGCCGATGACGGTCAACAACTTCGTCTTCCTGTCGCGCGACGGGTTTTATGACGGCCTGACCTTCCATCGCGTCATCAACGACTTCATGATCCAGGGCGGCGACCCCAACGGCACCGGCAGCGGTGGCCCGGGTTACAAGTTCGGTGACGAGGTGGGGGCCGGCAAGCCCAAGCACAAGGTCGGCAGCCTCTCGATGGCCAACGCCGGCCCCGGCACCAACGGCAGCCAGTTCTTCATCACCCACATCGCCACCGAATGGCTCGACGGCAAGCACACCGTCTTCGGCCAGGTGACCCAGGGCCAGGACATCGTGAACGCGGTGAAGCAAGGCGACACGATCAAGTCGATCACGATCAGCGAATCGTAA
- a CDS encoding isoprenylcysteine carboxylmethyltransferase family protein gives MTPTSIPILIIALTIGGYWLRVVSMARKQKRRSGRAANFIPAEQTGRWNRFLWIPAVVVWVVHPFYSAFIASPTGPLAPLARVPNGMKWVLAGVVVCCAALTTICWKRMGKSWRMGIDPTEKTNLIVSGPYAYVRHPIYALSLAMMAATMLAVPSPVMLLAGLLHLALLVWEARREESHLVALHGETYRRYCSRVGRFVPLPNRRYVPVS, from the coding sequence ATGACCCCGACCTCCATCCCCATCCTCATCATCGCGCTGACCATCGGTGGCTATTGGCTGCGCGTCGTCAGCATGGCCCGCAAGCAGAAGCGCCGTAGCGGACGGGCCGCCAATTTTATTCCCGCCGAGCAGACGGGGCGGTGGAACCGGTTCCTCTGGATTCCTGCCGTCGTCGTCTGGGTCGTCCACCCGTTCTACTCGGCCTTCATCGCGAGCCCGACCGGGCCACTGGCGCCACTGGCCCGCGTGCCCAACGGCATGAAATGGGTGCTGGCGGGCGTCGTCGTTTGTTGTGCGGCACTCACGACGATCTGCTGGAAGCGGATGGGCAAATCGTGGCGAATGGGAATCGACCCTACCGAGAAGACCAACCTGATCGTCAGTGGGCCATATGCCTACGTGCGGCACCCGATTTACGCGCTGTCATTGGCGATGATGGCTGCGACAATGCTGGCCGTTCCGTCGCCGGTGATGCTGCTGGCGGGCCTCCTTCACCTGGCGCTGCTCGTGTGGGAAGCGCGCCGCGAGGAAAGCCATCTGGTGGCGCTTCACGGCGAGACGTACCGCCGGTATTGTTCGCGCGTGGGACGGTTCGTCCCACTGCCGAACCGGCGATACGTGCCGGTCAGCTAA